GCTGTGGGTTTTCCTCCGCGCAAGAGATGCTTGCGCTCGACAGGCAGGCATTAGAGCTGCATCTCACTCGTTTCCAGATGAAGGATGAACATGATCGCCTTCTCACGCTGGCAGAGCTCCCAGCAGTGAAGGTATGGCAGGGAGACAAATTTGCGGAACAGGTTATTCATTTCCTGGATATGCAGAGTGGCGCCTCTGCCTGGTCTTTAGTCAAGTCAACTCCCATTGTTGATGAACATGGCGCCGTGCAACTGGCCATCAGCATTTTCAGCGATATCACGGAACAAAAAGAGCTTGAGCAACGCAAAGATGCCTTCATCGGCATGGCAAGTCATGAACTGAAAACCCCTCTCACCAGTCTAAAAGGCTTCACCCAACTGCTGAAACGCATGTTTGAAAGGCAGGACATACTTGAGCCACTGCCATATCTTGCGCGCATGGATAGTCAACTGGACCGGCTTACGAAACTGATCAAAGACCTGCTTGACATCTCGAAAATGCAAAAGGATAAACTTCCCCTCAATATTGAAACCTTCGACCTCAACGAGCTGGTGGACCAGACCGTCGAAGTCATGCAGGCAATCATGCGCACGCACCACCTGCGCGTTGAAAGCACCTCACAGCCTGAAGTAGTTGGCGATAAAGACCGTATTGGACAGGTGTTAATTAACCTGCTGACCAACGCCGTGAAGTATTCTCCCGATGCCGATCAGATCATTGTTCGTGTATCAGCAGATCAGGAACAGGCAATCGTCAGCGTGCAGGACTTCGGGAAAGGCATTGCGAGCGTTCATCAACAGAAAATTTTTGATCGCTTCTACCAGATCAGCGATGGCGACGATAAACCCTTTTCGGGACTGGGCATTGGTTTATACATCTCCAGCCAGATCATCAAGCAGCATCATGGGCGGCTCTGGGTAGAGAGCCAGAAAGGGTCAGGCGCTACCTTCTACTTTACGCTCCCACTCAAAAGCCAGAAACAGGACGATTAAGGGTGCAGGCCCTGGGCCAGAAAGCAGCATTATTGACCTGGCGAGAGCATTGTAGTAGGATAGTGAAGCGCAATCATGTCTATTCCCTAAAGGAGAGAAGCTTGGAAATCAACGTAGAACATGTGGCGAAACTTGCGAACCTGCCACTCGATGAAAAACGCCTGGAAATACTCGGCAAACAACTTACCGAAACACTGTTGTATATAGACCGGCTGAATGAAATATCCACCGAAGATGTAGAGCCGACAAGCCAGGTAACCGGCCTTACCAATGTGACGCGAAATGATACCGTATCGGATTCTTTGCCCCAGCAGGCTGCTCTGGAGAACGCGCCCGAAACATACAATGGATACATCGTCGTAAATGCCATCTTTGAGGAATAACTACCTATGAAACTCTATGAACTGACTATCACAGAAGCTCGCAAGGGGCTGCAAGAAAAGAAGTTTTCCTCGCGCGAACTAACAAGCGCCTGCCTTGAGAGAATGAAAGCCATTGAGCCAAAAGTGCATGCATTTGTAACCTTCACTGAAGAACAGGCGCTGGAACAGGCCCAAAAAGCTGATTTCTTGATAGAGAGTGGCGATGTTCGACCTTTGCTCGGCGTCCCCATTTCCATTAAAGATAACTTTTGCACGAACGGAGTAAGAACCACTGCCTCGAGCAATGTGTTAAGGAATTTTGTGCCCCCGTATGACGCGACGGTTGTACGGCGCGTGACAGAGGCGGGCGCGATCAGCCTGGGAAAAACCAATATGGATGCCTTCGCGCACGGTTCTTCAACCGAGGCATCCGATTTCGGCCCTACCCGCAATCCCTGGAACATCGAGCGCTTGCCCGGTGGCTCATCTGGTGGCGCGGCTGCAAGCGTGGCAGCAGATGAGGCGATAGCCGCCGTCGGTTCTGAAACCGCCGGCTCAATTCGGCAACCGGCTGCATGGTGCGGCGTTGTCGGTTTGAAACCAACGTATGGAAGGGTTAGCCGCTACGGGGTAATCGCCATGGCATCATCCCTGGATAGCCCCGGCCCCATCACAAAATCCGTGGAAGACGCCGCGCTGATGCTCGAGGTGTTAGCCGGACACGACCCCATGGATGCCACAACATCGCCCCTGCCACCAAAGGCATATCGCAAACTGCTCAAGGAAAAGCGCGAGAACCTGACTATTGGCATTTCGGATGACTACTTCAACGGCGTCGATCCAGAGATCGTAGCCGCTGTGCAAAAGTCGTTGCAAGAGTTCGAGCGCCTGGGACACAAAGTCAAGAAGATTAAGCTATTCGACCCGCAATACGCCATTGCCGTGTACACGATTCTCCAACGTTCCGAGGTCTCTTCAAACCTGGCGCGTTACGATGGCATACGCTACGGCTTCGGACGCGAAGCATTCGGCGAAGAGGCGCAAAGACGAATTATGCTCGGCACGTACAGCCTGTCGGCAGGCTATTATGACGCGTACTACGCAAAGGCGCAAAAAGTTAGGACGCTGATTGTCGAAGACTTCGCGAAAGCTTTTGAAGAGGTTGATGTGGTCATCGGGCCAACCAGTCCTTCCACAGCATTACCGGTTGGCTCAAGCAAAGACCATCCCATGTTCGGCGAGATTTCTGATGTGCTGGTAGAACCCTCGACCATCGCCGGACTGCCCGGCATCAGCATGTGCTGCGGTTTTTCCAGCGAGCTTCTGCCAATAAGCATGCAAATCATCGGCCCCTACTTTATAGAAGACCTGATCCTCAATCTCGCCTACCAATATGAACAAGTCACCGACTGGAGCAACAGGAAGCCAAATCTATGAGTAACGATATAGCAACAACAGCCTATGAACTCGTTATCGGTCTGGAAGTTCACGTAGAACTGAGCACCGCGTCCAAAATGTTTTGCCGGTGCAGCAGCGATTACTTTGGCCAGGAGCCAAATACGCATACCTGCCCCGTTTGCCTGGGACTTCCTGGAGCGCTGCCGGTGCCCAACGCGAAGGCCATCGAGGGCTGTATTATGATCGGCCTGGCCCTCAATTGCGAGATAGCATTGTTTTCGCAATTCGACAGGAAGCACTACTATTACCCTGACTTGCCCAAGGGCTATCAAATCAGTCAATACCAGCATCCTTTTTGCGCAAAAGGATATATCATGCTCAGCAACGACAAGAAGATTCGCATTCGCAGGGTCCATATGGAAGAAGACACCGGCAAGCTCATGCATCAAGACCTCGATGGCCGCGCAGTCAGCCTGATCGATTTCAACCGCTCAGGCGTCCCACTGGTTGAGATCGTCACCGAGCCTGATTTTGAGAACGCGGAACAGGTCAAAGAATACCTGCAAAAGCTGCAACAAATCATCCGCTACCTTGGCGTAGCCGCTGCTAACCCTGACAAGGGCGAGATGCGCTTCGAGCCAAACATCTCTGTGCGTAAACCAGGTCAAACGAGCTTGCCGGACTACAAAGTAGAGGTCAAAAACATCAACTCGTTCTCTTTCGTGGAGAGGGCCATCAACTACGAACTCAAGCGCCAGAGCAGCATCCTTGAACGTGGAGAGACGCCCATTCAAGAGACCAGAGGCTGGGACGAAAAAAGGCATATCACCCTCGGTCAGCGTACAAAAGAGGAAGCCATGGACTACAGGTACTTCCCCGAACCTGATATCCCGCCTTTCCAATGGCAACCCGAACAGATCGATGCCCTTCGTAAGACGCTACCAGAATTGGCAGACGCGAAAAAGGCGCGCTTTATACAAAGCTACCACATCACAGACTATGATGCGGAACTGCTGACACGAGAAAGAGGCCTCGCCGACTTTTTCGAGGAGACGGTGAAAGTCGGCCAGCAGCAAGGCGTAGAGCCGAAGACCATCGCCAACGTCATCATCAACAAAAAGGTAGACATCGACACCACCGTTCCTGCCGAGTTGATTAAGGACATCGTTGTCTCCAGGAAAATCGAGGCCATCGACGAAACCGCGTTGCAGGCCATCGTCTCAGAGGCCATCACGAGCAATCCAAAGGCGGTCGAGGATTACAAAAAGGGCAAGACGAATGCCGTCATGTTCCTGGTGGGAGCGTGCATGCGCCAGCTCAAAGGAAAAGCCACGCCGGAGCGAGTGAAAGAGCTGCTTGTAGCGCGGCTCGATGCAATGTAGCCGCTTTTCGATGTGACGGGGATTCTTCGCTGCGCTCAGAATCCCCGTCAGGGGCCGTCTCAGATGGGAAACATGGAACGAGTATGACACGTCGTACCCTTGCTTTTATCCTCATCATCATCGCCATCCTGCTCTTGCTGCTGGTGCCGGTGCTTATCCTGACGCCTGTTGGTGAAAATCTATTTGGGGGCAACTCTCAGGCTGCCCTCTATCTGACACCAACCCTCTTGCCCTTTACCCCCACGCCCACCCCAAAACCCACGCCTATCCTTACCGTAACAGGCAAACCGCCCGCGATCACCGCCTCTGAAGCCATCTTAATCGATGCCGATACTGGACATATCCTCGAAGATCTAAACGCCGAACGCCCCGTTCCCATGGCAAGCACAACCAAAATCATGACCGCCCTGGTGGCTTTACGCGCCGGCCACCTGAACCAACTCGTCACCATCCACCAGGACGCCATCAACGAGGTCATATTGAATAATGGCAGCAATGCCCAGCTACGAGTCGGTGACCAGCTTTCCCTGAAAGACCTGCTGTACGCCCTGTTGTTACCATCAGGCGACGACGCCGCCATCGCCATCGCCGACACCGTGGGTGGCACGACCGGCAACTTCGTCAACCTGATGAACCTGTTCGCCTACCGCTTACACCTCTATTCAACCCACTACATCAATCCTGATGGGCTTACCTACTATGACGCTGGCGGTCATCCCCTACCCGGTCACTACACAACCGCCTATGACCTGGTGCGACTGGCCGACTATGCCATGAGCATCCCACTCTTCGCCCAGATTGTCGATACCCAGCACTACACGCTTCCCGCGACCGGCGCGCATCATGCCTATAGCTGGACCAACACGAACCTCTTGCTCAGCACATACTCTGGCGCAACCGGCATCAAGACCGGCTATACCCTTGAAGCCGGAGAGTGCCTGGTTTTTTCGGCGACACGCTCCGGCCACCATCTCATTGGCGTCGTCCTGCACAGTAGCGACGCCACCCATCGTTTCAACGACGCCAAATCACTGCTCAACTGGGGCTTCGGGCTGCCACTGCTGCCACCAGCGCCATAGCATTCCTATAATGAAGGCAGCGACGGATAATAATCGGGATTCTGTGAAAAATCGAATGCCTCGTAGAAATCGCCAATCCGCGCAAGGCCGTCGCGAGGTGGCGCAGCTGGACCGGTTGGCTTGCCATTGGCCGCATCGTTATTCGTCCCCGGCGTCGAGGTATCGAACTGGTGGTTGACACTTGCCAGCGTGGGCAGGCCAAAACGCCGTTCGATAAACTTCAGAATCGAACTATGTTCGTACAACTGCCCTGAAACATAGCCCCGCCTGGCATAGGGCGAAACAACTACCGTTGGCACGCGAATACCCAGGCCATACGCATCGACCTGCGGCGGCGCCACATGATCGAAAAAGCCGCCACCCTCGTCATAGGTAAAGAACAGAGCCGAGCTTTGCCAGGAACTCGATCCGATAAGCGCATTGATGACATCGGCCATTTTATGCTGGCCCATCTGGATATCGGCCGGTGGATGCTCGCTGATAAGCGCCTCAGTAATCAAAAACGAGACTTGCGGCAGCGTACCGTTCGCAAGATCGTTCTGATAATCATCCTCGGTGAACATCAGCCGGGCATCGTTTTGCCATTTTTTGAAATACACGAGGATGTTGAAATCTTCCAGGGATGTGCCGGTACCAAGGCCGAGATTGTAGCACTTCCATGAAATATGATACTGATCGAGCAGATCGGCGATGGTTGGCCAGTCGAAGCTCCCGCGATCCCCATTGTTGGTCGTATTGCCGCCACAGGTGCCGCTCATAAGATAGAAACGGTTGGGATTGGACGGGCCAAGCAATGAACAAAAATAATTGCCACACAGGGTAAACGCATTCGCCAGCGCGTAATAATAAGGGAGATCGGAGCCATCGTAATAGCCGAGCGCGTTAGAGCCATCGGTGGTATAAAAACCATCCATTTTTCCGTTATCCCATTCCTTGTGAATATCCTGCCAGGTATGGGAGTTATCACCGGTAATCGGGAAAAAATTATGATGGGGGGTAACGGTACCACCATTGCCATCCGGCTGCGAATAATTGGCGGGCACGCCAAATCTTCCCGCCCGTGGATAATAGCCGAAATAGTGGTCGAAGGAACGATTTTCCTGGCAGGCAACCAGGACGTGGTCGATGGGATTGACATTGCTGCCCGGCATCGAAGCCGCAACTCTGCTCACTGCCCGGATACCGGCATCGATTGAGAGACCGGCTCCAGCGAGTATGCCGAGATTGCGCAACGCCTTACGGCGTGTCTGGCGCGTATTGAACCACTGTCGCGGATCCATGAATACACATTCTCCTGACTACGAAATGAACAATCAAGGGGCTTTACGTTATCTAAATGAACGCTGGATAGATGGGTATTTCCCTATCTCGCATGGTAGGCGATTTCAAAGAGGAATGTGCGCATTCCTGCAATGTGGTTCCAATGCAAGGAATGGAATGGAAATGGCGACAGGCCTTTGAAAGCCTGCAGCGATACCGCGCTGAAAAGAGGGGAAAGTTATGATATAGTGCTGTTATGAACGGGCTTGATACTACTTAGGAGAGGATTATTTTGCGCAGCTTTATTTTCGAGCTGATGGAACAGCACGACTTCGAAAACATCTTCTTGTGCCAGGAGAAAACGCTTGGACTACAAGCGATTATCGCTATTCATGACACCACCCTGGGTCCTGCCGCCGGTGGAGTGCGTATGAAAGCATACGAGACGGAGGCGGACGCAATCAACGACGCACTACGCCTGGCGCGTGGCATGACCTATAAGTGCGCAGCGGCAGGCGTTCCCTATGGCGGGGGTAAATGTGTGGTGATTGGCGACCCAAAGCGCGATAAGACCGAGGCACGGTTGCGGGCACTTGGTCGCTTCATTCACCGTCTCAATGGGCTCTTCCTGACCGGGCCAGATTCGGGAACCGACCTGGACGATATGGTAGTGATACGCATGGAAACACCGTATGTCGTCACTCTACCAGAATCGTGGGGCGGCCCAGGCGATAGCTCCGCAGCCACCGCATTTGGCCTTGTACAGGGAATGCGAGCATGTCTCAAAGCGGTATACGGCAGCGCCGACCTGCAGGGCCGCAGCGTGGCTCTTCAAGGCGTGGGAGCCGTAGGAAAACATGCCCTCCCGTACCTGATTGAGGCCGGGGCAACAGTTACTATTGCAGATATCGACCAGGAGAGGGTCAGGCAGATGGCAACGGCATACGAGGTCAAAGTTGTTCATCCCGATGAAATTCATGCCCTGCATGTCGATGTCTATTGTCCCTGCGCGCTGGGCGGCACATTAAACGACCGCACATTGCTGGAACTACAATGCAAGATCGTATGCGGCTCGGCCAATAACCAGCTTGCGGAGGATCGACACGGCGATATGTTGCAGGAGCGCGGCATCCTGTACGCGCCCGACTACATCGTCAATGCCGGAGGAGTGCTTTCAGGCCTCGATAGCCTTCGACCCGGCGGTTTTCAGCGCCAGCGCGCCATGGAAAGAGTGGCTCGCATCTACGAGACGATGGAGAAGGTGCTTGCGATTGCCAGAGAACAAAACGTGCCCACGTATCGCGCAGCCGATTTGTTGGCCGAGCAGCATATCGCAATGGTGCGGCAGGTCAAGAGTCTACGAATCTGAAGCAGGAGCTTACTTTATGGATCGCGAACAGTGGCGGCAGCAACGTCGGCTGTGGAACGAAGTACAAATGGATACCATCTATGCCCGGCAATACGATGATCATTGGGGAGGCTACATCAATCCTGCACACCGTCACATGATCGAGCGCCTCCTCGATCTTTGTCAACCAGGAGCGTTTATTCTCGACGCCGCCTGCGGAACGGGCAAATACTGGCCGCTCTTACTGGAGCGTGGATTTTCCGTGCAAGGAACCGACCAGTCCCAGCAGATGCTCAACCGCGCCCACAGCAAATTCCCAGAGGTGCCTGTGCTACATGTTGGCCTGCAAGAGCTGCCATTCGTGGATACGTTTGACGCGGTGATCTGCATGGATGCGATGGAGAATATTTTTCCAGAGGACTGGCCCATCGTCTTAGACAATTTCGCCAGGGCGCTGTATGAAAACGGCCTGCTGTATCTCACGGTCGAGCTAGAGACCGAAGAGGAGTTGCAGATAGCTTACGAAGCCGGTAAGCGCCTGGGATTGCCGCTCCTCTATGGCGAATATGCTCACCACGGTGGATATCATTATTATCCGACCACTGAGCAAGTGCATGACTGGCTTCATGCTGCGCATTTCACAGTAATGGAAGCCATCGAGGGCGATGGATACCGGCATTATCTAACGCGCAAAGAGACTGGCTAACTCACCGTACCTGGCGGCCACATTGTCAGCGTTTGCCGGTATTCCTCCGTAAACCATACCCTGCCGCTACCATCCACCACCAGCCCATCATTGGGATGCGCATTCGTCGCATGGATGGTACGCGCCACCATCTGGCCCGTCGATGGAACGATATAGCCAACGCGCAGACTGAGCGAGTCGGTAAACCAGATATTGCCTTTACTATCGACATAGATTCCTGAAATATGCGTGCCGGTGCAATTGGGCGGAGTCAGGCAGGCGCCCGTATAGGCCACATACGACGTATTCTTTCCCGTGCGCGGGTCGAACTCGCCTATCGCGCCGTTAAATCCCCCGCTGTACCAGATATTTCCCGCACCGTCAGAGGCAATCAGATGCGGTCGAAAGCTGCCAACCCCGTATTCTTTGATCTTGATGGTTCCCGATTGGGTAGGTGTAAAGCTGCCTATCTGGTCTATTCCCGCTGCATTTTCGCAAAACCAGATCGTTCCCTGTGGAGTGATAGTCATGCCATATGGATTGCTGCCCGGCGTAGGAATAGGAGTCTCTACCACCTGGTGTGTATTCGTGTTCAGAAAACCGATATCGTTCGAGCTAAATTCCGTGAACCAGAGATTTCCTCGCGCATCGAAAACCAGGTCAAACGGCGAACTGCCTTTCTTTAACGACCATTGATTCCAGCTCCCGCTTTGCGGACTAAATTCGCCTATCGCATCGCTGGTAGGCTCAGTAAACCAGACATTGCCAGCGCCATCCACTTTTAGAAAGAGTGGACCGGTGTAGCCGGCAGGTTCGTTGAAATCTTGAATGAAGTTGCCATCGGAGAAGGCATACTGGCCGAGAACTCCCTGCGATCTGGTAGGGCACTTCGGTTTTGGCTCGCACCCCGGCTCCGCGACCCAGATAAATCCATGCGCAGGGTCAAGCACAATTCCCCACGGCAATAACGTTGTCCGGGCCTGATTTGACACCATTGATAGCGCTCGTTGCGTGGAAAATGGCGCCTCTTCCGAGCGCGGAACGCTATCATGTTGTGTTTGCGCTACCTGCTGCGGTGCAGCAGGCGTAAATGCCGCCCGGAAGAACCAGAAGGCGCCGGCGCCCGCAATAACGATAAGCACTACCAGCGCAAGGCTGGTCAACATTCTCCTATTCATGATAAGCAGCTATTCTCTCTTATCCGGCTAAAACGGTTCCATTTAATACAAGGAAATATTTCCTACTCTGCTACAATATTGCTCCTCCGCTATTATACTTCATCTTATAAGGATTCTTCGCTGCGCTCAGAATGACATGCCCACTCATGTCATTCTGAGCGCAGCGAAGAATCCTACCAGATAGTAATGGGCGTTGGACGCAACTCTACCAAAAGCTATAAGATGTAACGTATAAACATACGAAAATATATCTTGATCTATTGCTGAGATTTGAGGAATCCTTCATGTCGGTATCAAAACAAAAAGCATTTTTACGCCTCTGCCCCCGTTGCAAAGCCCCATTAGCGCCGGGTAGTGCTGCCTGCTTCAGTTGTGGTTACCGATTCGCCCCTACACCATCCAATAGTACTATGCAACCACCTTCTCCAGTACCTCCATCCTATCGCAAAAGACAGGAACCATCGCCTTTACAAAAGCGAGCGCCCTTGCTCTATTTTCTTAGCGTTTTTCTGGTGATTATTCTTTTTACCCTTGTAGCACTGCACGCGGCAGGCATATCACCTTCAACACTTTTTGCGAAGCAAACCGCGCCGGTTCAGGCAGTAACCTATCCTGCGCCAAAAGTGCCGCCCCTTTTTTCAGACAACTTTACCAGCGATACATACGGATGGAACCTGCAAAGTTCTCCCGGCAACTACGCCGTCACCCTGGGCAATGGCGCGCTGGCCTTGCAAATAGACAAGAATAAGTTGCTCTGGGAGCTATTGCCCGGCCAGAGGTCTTTCAGCAATTTTACGCTGACGGTGAACGCAATTCTTTCGCAGGGCGACCAGAACAACGGGTATGGAGTCTATATTCGCGGTTCCTCAAGTGCGGAGAGCGACCTTGCGAGCTACTATCGCTTCGAACT
This window of the Ktedonobacteraceae bacterium genome carries:
- a CDS encoding PAS domain S-box protein, with the protein product MPIENSSEAEDARHRLAAIVVSSFDAIISKTLDGIITSWNASAERMYGYSAAEVIGKSITVIFPPDRQDEFFQIMERIKRGERVEPYETKRVRKDGTMLDVSITISPVRDRTGKITGASTIARDISEQKRLQAELWQAKQQLEVIFQHVADGITVQDTRGSIIFANDTGARRCGFSSAQEMLALDRQALELHLTRFQMKDEHDRLLTLAELPAVKVWQGDKFAEQVIHFLDMQSGASAWSLVKSTPIVDEHGAVQLAISIFSDITEQKELEQRKDAFIGMASHELKTPLTSLKGFTQLLKRMFERQDILEPLPYLARMDSQLDRLTKLIKDLLDISKMQKDKLPLNIETFDLNELVDQTVEVMQAIMRTHHLRVESTSQPEVVGDKDRIGQVLINLLTNAVKYSPDADQIIVRVSADQEQAIVSVQDFGKGIASVHQQKIFDRFYQISDGDDKPFSGLGIGLYISSQIIKQHHGRLWVESQKGSGATFYFTLPLKSQKQDD
- the gatC gene encoding Asp-tRNA(Asn)/Glu-tRNA(Gln) amidotransferase subunit GatC, translated to MEINVEHVAKLANLPLDEKRLEILGKQLTETLLYIDRLNEISTEDVEPTSQVTGLTNVTRNDTVSDSLPQQAALENAPETYNGYIVVNAIFEE
- the gatA gene encoding Asp-tRNA(Asn)/Glu-tRNA(Gln) amidotransferase subunit GatA yields the protein MKLYELTITEARKGLQEKKFSSRELTSACLERMKAIEPKVHAFVTFTEEQALEQAQKADFLIESGDVRPLLGVPISIKDNFCTNGVRTTASSNVLRNFVPPYDATVVRRVTEAGAISLGKTNMDAFAHGSSTEASDFGPTRNPWNIERLPGGSSGGAAASVAADEAIAAVGSETAGSIRQPAAWCGVVGLKPTYGRVSRYGVIAMASSLDSPGPITKSVEDAALMLEVLAGHDPMDATTSPLPPKAYRKLLKEKRENLTIGISDDYFNGVDPEIVAAVQKSLQEFERLGHKVKKIKLFDPQYAIAVYTILQRSEVSSNLARYDGIRYGFGREAFGEEAQRRIMLGTYSLSAGYYDAYYAKAQKVRTLIVEDFAKAFEEVDVVIGPTSPSTALPVGSSKDHPMFGEISDVLVEPSTIAGLPGISMCCGFSSELLPISMQIIGPYFIEDLILNLAYQYEQVTDWSNRKPNL
- the gatB gene encoding Asp-tRNA(Asn)/Glu-tRNA(Gln) amidotransferase subunit GatB, whose amino-acid sequence is MSNDIATTAYELVIGLEVHVELSTASKMFCRCSSDYFGQEPNTHTCPVCLGLPGALPVPNAKAIEGCIMIGLALNCEIALFSQFDRKHYYYPDLPKGYQISQYQHPFCAKGYIMLSNDKKIRIRRVHMEEDTGKLMHQDLDGRAVSLIDFNRSGVPLVEIVTEPDFENAEQVKEYLQKLQQIIRYLGVAAANPDKGEMRFEPNISVRKPGQTSLPDYKVEVKNINSFSFVERAINYELKRQSSILERGETPIQETRGWDEKRHITLGQRTKEEAMDYRYFPEPDIPPFQWQPEQIDALRKTLPELADAKKARFIQSYHITDYDAELLTRERGLADFFEETVKVGQQQGVEPKTIANVIINKKVDIDTTVPAELIKDIVVSRKIEAIDETALQAIVSEAITSNPKAVEDYKKGKTNAVMFLVGACMRQLKGKATPERVKELLVARLDAM
- a CDS encoding D-alanyl-D-alanine carboxypeptidase family protein, which produces MTRRTLAFILIIIAILLLLLVPVLILTPVGENLFGGNSQAALYLTPTLLPFTPTPTPKPTPILTVTGKPPAITASEAILIDADTGHILEDLNAERPVPMASTTKIMTALVALRAGHLNQLVTIHQDAINEVILNNGSNAQLRVGDQLSLKDLLYALLLPSGDDAAIAIADTVGGTTGNFVNLMNLFAYRLHLYSTHYINPDGLTYYDAGGHPLPGHYTTAYDLVRLADYAMSIPLFAQIVDTQHYTLPATGAHHAYSWTNTNLLLSTYSGATGIKTGYTLEAGECLVFSATRSGHHLIGVVLHSSDATHRFNDAKSLLNWGFGLPLLPPAP
- a CDS encoding alkaline phosphatase family protein, translating into MDPRQWFNTRQTRRKALRNLGILAGAGLSIDAGIRAVSRVAASMPGSNVNPIDHVLVACQENRSFDHYFGYYPRAGRFGVPANYSQPDGNGGTVTPHHNFFPITGDNSHTWQDIHKEWDNGKMDGFYTTDGSNALGYYDGSDLPYYYALANAFTLCGNYFCSLLGPSNPNRFYLMSGTCGGNTTNNGDRGSFDWPTIADLLDQYHISWKCYNLGLGTGTSLEDFNILVYFKKWQNDARLMFTEDDYQNDLANGTLPQVSFLITEALISEHPPADIQMGQHKMADVINALIGSSSWQSSALFFTYDEGGGFFDHVAPPQVDAYGLGIRVPTVVVSPYARRGYVSGQLYEHSSILKFIERRFGLPTLASVNHQFDTSTPGTNNDAANGKPTGPAAPPRDGLARIGDFYEAFDFSQNPDYYPSLPSL
- a CDS encoding Glu/Leu/Phe/Val dehydrogenase dimerization domain-containing protein; its protein translation is MRSFIFELMEQHDFENIFLCQEKTLGLQAIIAIHDTTLGPAAGGVRMKAYETEADAINDALRLARGMTYKCAAAGVPYGGGKCVVIGDPKRDKTEARLRALGRFIHRLNGLFLTGPDSGTDLDDMVVIRMETPYVVTLPESWGGPGDSSAATAFGLVQGMRACLKAVYGSADLQGRSVALQGVGAVGKHALPYLIEAGATVTIADIDQERVRQMATAYEVKVVHPDEIHALHVDVYCPCALGGTLNDRTLLELQCKIVCGSANNQLAEDRHGDMLQERGILYAPDYIVNAGGVLSGLDSLRPGGFQRQRAMERVARIYETMEKVLAIAREQNVPTYRAADLLAEQHIAMVRQVKSLRI
- a CDS encoding class I SAM-dependent methyltransferase; the protein is MDREQWRQQRRLWNEVQMDTIYARQYDDHWGGYINPAHRHMIERLLDLCQPGAFILDAACGTGKYWPLLLERGFSVQGTDQSQQMLNRAHSKFPEVPVLHVGLQELPFVDTFDAVICMDAMENIFPEDWPIVLDNFARALYENGLLYLTVELETEEELQIAYEAGKRLGLPLLYGEYAHHGGYHYYPTTEQVHDWLHAAHFTVMEAIEGDGYRHYLTRKETG
- a CDS encoding family 16 glycoside hydrolase is translated as MSVSKQKAFLRLCPRCKAPLAPGSAACFSCGYRFAPTPSNSTMQPPSPVPPSYRKRQEPSPLQKRAPLLYFLSVFLVIILFTLVALHAAGISPSTLFAKQTAPVQAVTYPAPKVPPLFSDNFTSDTYGWNLQSSPGNYAVTLGNGALALQIDKNKLLWELLPGQRSFSNFTLTVNAILSQGDQNNGYGVYIRGSSSAESDLASYYRFELYGDGSYAIFKGATDASGHSSDTKLVDYTLHPAIQKQGKVNHIMIIAKGPNLSFIVNGQLVKTITDHSYTSGSVALFVSNLPEAKPGATAQFSNLNIYPAQ